The sequence AATTTTACCAGCTTAATGAGTTGGGATGGTTGGAAGATTCTGCCTTTTCCTATCTTTAGCAATTTTCAAGAGTATATTGAATCTATGAATTAAACGTCTCGCCTCTGTTTATTGCAGTGTAATGTTCCTGAAATAGCGAGCTGTGTTTTACGACTTCTACAGAAATATTGAGAATGTTTGATTTAATCTtgtatgtgattttattttgcatAGACATATTATAAGCATTTCCTCAAATTCGCAACTGTGATGCTTGAAAGTCGTACGTAGACTTAATGAGTGTTTTTTATCTCTATTATAAATTGAATAATGCTAGAGGTACAATCAATATatcgtacaacgatatttacaataattatgtcgtgatattttgctattatctcgtgagattttgatatgatatcgtgagattttgcattcaatgtatcgtgagatttgataaattaaaattttgtattgaattttttgtggtgtaaaaattgttgtacaaatttggttgtacatgtagcattgctcTCAATAATTTTAGTTTGGTAAGAGACGCTGTTAGTATAATATATTTGTCAATTTTGTCTCATCGTGGActatgttatcaaatttcatttttGATTTGTTctctttgttattttatttttaaaaaaaaaatagtcgtTGTGGCAAGACTCTGATATACGGGAAAAAACTAAAATTGACATATAAATCAATCGACGGAAAAGAAAAACTAAAATCGACAAAAATCAATAAAGATACAAAACTAtgactaaaattaaaaagagGACGACGCTTTGTTTTTCTTTCAGATTTCGAAAGAAATGGTTTGTTTCTGATAATCTCTCTTTCAAATGCACATGTTAGTTATCAAATGGTGAGGCCCAGGATCAAGAAGAATTGATCAATTCTTCTACAACTTACTTCAACCAATAATAGCCAACTCTTCATCTTGCAAGTAATCTTAACCCCGACTTTGACCAGTTTAAACAAATTCAGCTACAATCCAGAAAAcacatgtaatttttttaaagaaaaaaacttCCCAAGAAAAAGGCAAAAACTCTCAAACGGATTATATTATACATATGAATCGCTACCATGCTGACGCTATATCCTTAAGTTTCCAAATCTGCACTGGGCATTTTCTAAGACCATAATTTGAAGTCTTTTGGTATCAGAGAACAAATTCAAAAATAGCAATGTAAGTCGAGTATTATTGTTCTGACCATAGACAATAATTAGAGCTAACAGTAACAAAGTAAGAACTATACAAATTATTTTGTAATCCGAGAAATGAATGGTAGCATCATCAGCCGTTTGCTGTGCATAATTTATATCtcaataaatttccaaaataggTAACTTTGTTCCAATGGTATTCTCGAAAATCTCCAGAAATTGTGCCAGGCCGCCGAGACTAACTCTGTTGCTCTATGTATATACATACTAAAGATGCCAGTATCAAATGCACAGGTCCATCCTCAGTTGCTCTGTTGTATTCGAGTTATTTTGACCCATTGTCGAGATAACTCTCATGGTAGCATCTTTTGCCTACAAAACTTGTGTTTCAACTCAGTAAAATATTTCAGCCCTATATCAGGTCCAAAGGGCATCCCACATCTGAGGCTTAGTCAAAAGCTTCAGCTTCTACTCTGATTGAAAATAGCTGTCGTAAATAGAAAGTCGGTCGAATGCATCAAAATTTGCCTTCAAACCAACAAATTGGCTTCCAAATTGAGCACAACCAGCATCAGGCCACCTACAGCCTCCATCTCCGGCGAGCAACGGGCATAAAGACTCACATGCACGAGTCACTGGATTCATGGGAGTGTCGTCTGACACAAGAGAAACAGAGGCAGAAAGGTTTGGCTTCATGTCATGTTGTAAAAACTCACCAGTTTGCGTTTTTGATGGTGAGAATGCTGTCTGTTGAGGAGCTTCCGTTTGGCTACTTTCGATTCCCACAATGCAATCACCATCTTCTGAGAAGTGAACCTTACACCCAAGTGATTGTACTGCTCGTCTTATAGCTGTAGCTTCCTTCCTGGCTTTCCAAGCCCAATCCCTACTTAAACTGCTGTTGAGCTTTTCGTTTCGTAGCTCGGCTGCCAAAGACTCCATTGCAGCTGTTGCCTGTTCCCCTTTTGCCTCTGCCAACTCTTTTGCCTAAGAACATATAAAATTATCCGACTATTCTTACCAAAGAATTTAGTAGCTACGTAATTTTAGTGTCTGGCTAAGTCAAACCCCCTCACTGAATATTGGGCCACCAACAGAAACATACAACATTGTGACAGCATTTAAAAATTCACGCTACAACTTATCTTATATTTCGTTTTAAATGTTCCACAGCACATGGCCTCAAAATATGTAATCAAAACAATCTATTAACACATAGAAACATATATAGGATTGGAATTTGCTAATTATCCCCCAGTAAAAATCTGAGCTTCACTGTAAAAGAAAAGAGGTCATGCATTCAAAAACCCACCACACCAGCAGGTGCACACACCCGGGAATGGTGTGGGCTGAAGAGATGAACTGGAGGAAGAGGGGGAAGGATGGAGAGATAGAGAGAAACGGTATCGATCGAGGACTCACAGAAAATCTGTCACACGCTACAACCTAAACAAACTGAAACTTATGGTTCATACTTCAtggtgaaaaaaaaaacaatttaattaCCTTCTGCAACTCCGAGATTTTCTTAGACATGTTTCGACAGTGAGCTTCAATCTCCCCGGCTTGTGCTTCTGATGGACAAGCCCATCGAAGGTGGAACTGAGGCCAGAGAGTTGGGGCTAAAGATGCAGCCGGGGGGAGTAACGGACCTTCAAGTTTTGATGGATCGTAAAAGTGGTTTAAATGCCCATGAGACATATCCTCTGATGCCCGTAAATCAGCCAAATAAATCCACAAGCACGCACATGAATCATAAATACCAGCTTCCTGCCTTTCTTTCTCACTAAAGGGCAGTTACAGAAAAACCATTTATAGAGGTCATCCAAAATGCTAAATCACTTTTAAAAAGACTTAATTAATCCCATGTATTACAATTACTTGCACAAACAAAAAGATGGACACAGGGTTTGTACATCTGAGGCAAGCGCAACCAACAATGGGATTCAACATCTGATAATGTGGAGCATTGTTATTGCTTCAAAATGATCTATAGGTTATACTGATTCCCACAGATATCATTAAGTGTTGTAGTGCTACTAAAAATAATGAGATTCACTGATAGTATAAAAAATTTTGGATTGATGACCGATTTGTCGAATCAGATTAATAAGCTTAAAATAAGATTGCCATTATTGATTTAATTGCTCCAAGTTAACCAGCAAAATTAGCCTTCAGATCAAAAGCCTGAGAAAAAGTTTGCCAAGACGAAAGATGTTGGGATGGAAATAACCAAATCTGCAGATGACCCATGACATGAATATAGGCATGAGATAAGAATAGGTGCCTACAATGGTTGGTAGTTAGCTCCTAGGTCAGTGTTCAACATGCTATCCACAACATCAATGCAGATTAAGTATTCACATCCTTTATATTGTCGTAGGTTAACTTCACACAAGAAAGTATTAAAAAATGGTCTGAGCAAATATGTTACCTACTAGTTCACAGTTCAAAGTCAATTTGCATCAATTATACTAAACTGAATTTCAGTTTAAAGGTTGTAAAAATAATTATCGTGCATACTTTAGCTCAATCTGCGGGCTAATTTTTCGATAAACCAAGTATAAAAAAACATAGCAGGGAAAGAATTTTCATATCATATCGTGTCAAACCAGGGTAGTGATCAATACCTGTTACAAAAGAAGTTCCCAAATCGGCCGGAGAGCATGCAGTCCAGTAAATCAACGAGGAAAATCTGAAATGACAGCAACAAGAATAATCAAGCAGTATTACAGCTGACTGTTAAAGAAATAGGACTGTTCGTAATACACCAAATAAAGATGCATACCGAAGAAAACTCAAAAGCAAAAGGATAGATCCGTAACAATTGTGAAACACAATCAATCCACTGCAggggaaaaaaaattgaattaataACCAAAGAGCAAAAAGATCTTAATATATTTCTTAGATGAACTGTCGGAGAGAGTGGGAAACTCAGGATCACATGCTTATACATTGTTCTTTCACGTATGGATTGTGGTCAAGAGCTTTGACGGAATTGAGGTTAATGTCGGTGACACCTCGATCTATACAGGAGCTATACGTTACTGATCTTGCTTTTCTTTTGGGTAAGAGGACGAGAAAATTTTGGTCCTTGGTGGTTCATGGTATTTGTTGGTCGGTGTGGTTGGAGAGAAATGGAAGAATCTTTGAGGATATGGAACAAACGGCGGAAGAGGATTGGGAAAAGATTAAGATACGGATAGCTATGTGGAGTAGAGCGTttaaagattttcagaatttagcAATTTCGGATTTATTAAGGGATTGGTCTTTTGTTTTTTGTTGATATAATAGGGAGTTGTTAGGTTCTTTTGCAATTAGCGGATATCTTGTCCGCATACCTCTTGTACATTTTTACcctatgatataatatataaagtttcttatcaaaaaaaaaaaaagactgcTGAACTCCATTATTAACCAAGAAACCATATATTTAAAGATGATTAAGGTAATAAGAACGGATTCTATGCATAAAGAGAAAAGTCAGGGGACTCGTTGATCTCAAGGGCACTAACACTGAATCTAGATTTATGAACAAAATTCCATCAAATATGTAATTTACATACTATTgacaaataatttgaaaattaattattagtaTACAGATAAATATGGAAGACTAATCAAATTGCATTAAACACTACAATCGAAATTTCCACTTTATGGCATGCGCACGTGTCATAGCCATAACGTCACTTCACTAAAAGGTGAGCCACAAGTGATTTTATTAACTAAACAGGAAACCATAAAATAATATGAGTACGCCACTCCAAAACATAACACATGCTTTCAAATCTAAAAGGTGAGCCACAAGCAATTTTATTAACTAAACAGGAAACCATAAAATAATATGAGTACGCCACTTCAAAACATAGCGCATGCTTTCAAATCTACGATCACTACAGTCTTCACACTCTTACCAAGTCTAGACACTGGTGAATGACCTTTTCCCGCAATTTGGTATTATATTCCAACCCAACATAACAGGTATGCCATGGTCCACACTAAAGTAAATGTGGTTAATTGTAAAAAATTTGAAGACAACATCGAGCCACGTGTATCAAAATCAGTACATAATAACTCTTCAATTTGTCAACTCAGGGAAATCGGTTGCCTTCTAAAACACGATCGTACAAATATTATAACATATAAAGGCTTTTAAATTTATGTCACAACATCTGTCGTGGGAAGAGCcacaaataattttctaacagATCGCAATCACGAAACTTTGAATGTTTTTCTGTCAGAATCTTCCTGTCAGATCCGTACACAAGCATTGATCACGAAGTTGGTATATGCTATTCTTGATCATCTCAAAAAACTGAttgaaatcatatataaattcagTATGGCACACAAACCAAAAGGTCTCTGGAGAATCTCGGCAATAGCCATGTGTGCAAGTCGAGATAGAGGCAGCAGTGTTGATGATGCACATTAGGCCTTAAGGTGCAAAAACTTATGTGTATTAATCTCAATAACAGAATCTTATTTATAGTGTGTAAGGTACAAGTTTAATTGAAACATTTCTGAATAAAATTTACCTATACAAGGAAAATATAAGCAATATGACTTATAATGGGTTTAATACAAACAAGATTTTAATTTTGTCTAGTGTAACATAAACTACATCTCCCACAGCATTGCCCCTAGCTCACGCCCACCCGCACCGCCATCCATGATTTGTTTCTTGGCAAGTTCTTTATTTACATGCAATGCTCAAATTATTTGTAGTTACGACCAGTTTTCCGATCTGATTAAAACTAGCCTGTGTAACAAAACAAATATTTGTCTAGTATAAAGTATGAACTTGGTGATCTTTACTTGTGTTGTCAAATTCGGagattctttaaaaaaatattagaagTTCTACAGTTGCCATTAAGTTATTTGAAAATTATCTGCAGGTTTTCTTCATATCGGATATCGTGACATAAATTTGAATTCTGTAAATGTTTCAATCATTTGTATGAACAGGGTTTTAAAAGAAATTGAATACCCCAGTTCCTGCCAGTTTAGATACATGGGGAATTCCAATAGGATAAATGCCGCACAACCGTAACTAAAAATTCTCTATTCAATTAGCATGAACCGCTAAAAGAATTTTCCAATAAGGCTCATTTTAATCGCATACCATATAGGCACCCATTACTGAATTGTATGTCTCCACTGATGCTAATGAAATTCAGCGACAACAAATCAAAGtaacaaaaaacaaaatttagaaACTACAGTTATACATAGAGTGTTTCATAATCATGACGAAGGACATTAGTAAATTCCTACTGATCACAGCAATCtcagaatatttttttatctttgCATATGCACTTTTATCAGGATAAAGTTAGCCACAAAATATAAATATCGTTGATTGAAATGAATGCCTTACAGAAAGATGTCTCACAGTTTACAGTTAGCTTGTTGCACGTTTATTCGAACTATTCATGCATCCAAAGTGCTAACCAGAAGAAGCTTGTAAAGCTTCTGCTTACTATATGGAAACACAATGCTCCTTGCTATAACTAGATTCAAAAGAAGATTCACTTGGTGATATATgtttcaaaatatttaagtGGGGTAAATGCACATTCTAGAAGTTCACAAAAATGTAACACAGACATGTAAGTATTTCCTTGAAAGGCTACAAATAAGACAATAGGATAATTAGCAGCCCTAAATTTCTAGCAAATATACCTGCAGAAAGATTGGTGAGTAACTATTTTGACTATGCGAAGAAGACTGCGACTGAGATGCAAAAGATCCAGATGATTGGCGCATTGGGGAAGATGGGATGCTCCCTGTAGAAGCCTGCCGTGATAATTCAAGAGGGACACTTCCAGTCCCAGATACAGATGGAATTCCCAGACGATCTGAAAATGGATGACCAAATGCGAGCCAATCTTTTTCTACAAGtgcctgaattaaaggaaaggATTGAACCCCAGTTACTAAAGCTAAGTCCAACAGTAATTATAGCAAATATAAGCCTCTAAGTATCACTATAATTGCTTGAAAAATACAACTAAAGAcctcaactctttttttttatgatgtaaGAACCCACAGCCGCTACCTTTCGGTGCGCACTTGGTAACCTCCGGACGAACTAAAAACCTCAACTCTTGGTCATACAATGTGGGCGTGTTATTTTTATTGTCTTTCAGGATTATAAAATTTGTTAGCCACAAGGaggtttttttttatgataaacGATAATATATTGTATACGTGAAAGATATGATTACAAAAGGCGGACAAGAAATCCGCGAATGACAAAAGAAGGTTTTCTCTCTTGTCAAAAGCAGAGTTCTAGTGGAAAATCTTTATATGTTTAGGCGTAGTGTCATACTAAATTTTCTTAGTTTATTCATCACTTACAATTATATTCTTGACTTAAATCTTGTTGGTTCGGTTCTTATTCCTTGTATGTTTTTTTCCAATCAAcatatagttttatttttcaTCAATTAAGTATTAAAATATATGTAGTTGCACACAATGTCTTACAATCTTTGGCGACACTAGACTTGTATAGGGATTGGAGATTGGCTCTCATTTAGATTGATAGCTGACTTTGTTTGCTTCGGACACTAGTATGCTTTTGTGGACCACTGGTCCACTGTTTGTATCCTAAGTAACTTCATATTATCAATAAAATTATAGtttcttatcaaaaaaaaaaaatttgtctcacAAAATTTTGAGGAGGCAAAACTCAGATCAAATACATGTTTAAATATAGTCCAAAAGCTAGTGCATATAAGGTAAAGTTCAGGCCACTTGAAAGGGTAAAAAATTTAGATAACAAAAATTGACACATAAAAAAGGAAAGATCCAGGGGCATAGAGCTCATAACCTGGAAACCTTTAATTGTCCTATAATATGGATCGAGTAGCAAGCTTGCAAGGGAGACCAATTGAGTTGTTCTATCCCATCcatcactgaaaataattatGTAACATTTAATAAAAGGAATACTACATGTAGGATTTACTAAGTAGAAATAAGAACTATGATGGTCACAAGCACCAACATGAAGACAAGCTCCATCCGAAGAAGCAGGTTAATGTCATTTCTCATAATACAGCAAGGACTAAATTATACAGATTAGAGGCGAGATCTAAAATTTAAGCCAGAATATAAATTACACTGTTGCTCTTACAGCAGTTACACAAATTAATATGCACCGTGTTCAAAATCCGAAACAATGTCTATGGATGACGAAATTATTCACAGCACAGACAAACTTTAAGAACCAAATTACTGGAAAAAAATCTCAGAACTGTCTCATAAAATCCCAAGTGAACAGATTGAAATATGCGCGGAGAGAAATACTTCCCATACTGGTGAGAGCAAGACAAGGTGATCAAGTTTTATAGAGGTTCATGAATACAAAAGCATCAATTCTATATCAATATCTCAGACTCCATGAATTAATCGGCCTCGTTAATCCAATGTCTGATTCATGAAAATGAAGACAGTCGTTTTTCTCAAAATAATCGTCCATTttcaaaacaatcctcaatggAATAATCCAGCAGTTCACTCCAGTAAGTTAGAGTGCTCCGTCACCCACTGTATGAATCATCGCAAGTCTTGTCTCAACAGTTCAAAGTCGTGCCAAAAAGTAAATGCAACTTGCACGTTGCAAAACAGGTTTATAAAAAGTCAATGGATGTTTCTAACCATGTCAGAGAAGGTAAGCAAGCATAAAGTGAAGTAATGCAAAAACAGACATAGCTAGTCCAGAGTTAGGCTTTCATCATCGAATATGTCAATACAGCAACACGATCTACGAGAACTTTCGCATCCATAATTAAAGGTACAAAAAGCCATGAAGAATCTGAACATGTAAAATATATCAAGAATGTGAATTAATTCAGCTAGTATTTTATCAGTTTACATCCACAAACGCAATTTGGATGGATAGATCTGATTTGGAGGaaatgatttgattttgggAAGGATTTGAGGAATGAATTTCAAATTACACTCATCTTGCGTGTTTTTGAAATCCACCACAATTACTGTGGAAATTGTTCCACttgatataaaatcaatttGAAATTCACTTAAATTTAATCCATCCAAACAAATAAGGAATTTGAAATCAtgaatttattgtttaaattCATCAATCCAAACACAACCTAAAGGTATAAAATCCAAAAAGAACTGCCACACAAGTGGAAAAATAGGCATAAATTTAGAAGGCAATGACGGACGGGTCCAATTGACAAGTCTTTGTCCTATATGTAACCATATGCTTTTAGACAAAAGATTTCTGCCTTGGTTAACATTATAGAATAACTTCCTGCTTATGACTATAACTACGAAATAATGCTCAAGATATCCTCACCTACAATGAACAAGCACTGTTGCTGATTCTAGAGCAACCCGTGCAGCAATCCAAGCAGAACCGGCCAAAACACTTTGAACGTGAATCAACCAACCACTATCCCCGAGAGTTGAGACAGATGCGGACATACTGCTGAGATTACCCCCTCCCCAAGTCCATCCACCATGCCTCTATCAATCAAAAGGCAAAGGAATGAGTCAAACTATATCAATGATCAGCATACAGAAATTCCAGCATCAGTGTCACTTTTACAATAGCTAGTTAGTGGTTGATTTATCATAACATCAACATGTGAAGTAACATGACTAAGAAAGGTTTAAAACATTGTCATTTCTTGGAAGGTCACAAAACTTATTGAGCAGCAAGAATTGCTTCTTTCTTGTAGTCCAACCCAGAAAACCATTTTCTAAATGCACCAGCTAAATAGGTGGGCAAGATAGTCCATTAGCACCAGAATCTATTTTTATGTTGTGCTTCTGTAATTATATTTATCAGGAATGATGAGGTCCAAGGTTTAGTTGCACAAATTTGGGGAAAAATTGGGTGGTTAAGTTAGAGGCAGAAATTGATACTATTAGTGGATAATGTGGATCAGAAGGTGTACAAGTGAAACCGGATATTCCAAGTCTGAATGCTATATTTTGACTACACGTAAAGGCGCCACTTTGACTCTGAAAATAAATTAAGTGGTAAAGGTAGGATCAAGGAGGCATGCCAGCAGAAACATACCAAAAATGAAGACATTCCATCAGATGAATTGGAGCCATGAGTATCTACATAGTCCCTGAGCCGAACAAGGCTCTCTCTCATAGCATGTATATTATCTATCCCAAAGAAGACGATCTGAAAGAACTCAATGTGAAATAACGTGATATATCAACAAAAAGGGAAGAGAGAATTACTAGCCAAAAACTAAAAAGTCCTATGATATTGAGATGCACAATTTCAAATCTCGAAATGATACGGACCTCAGATTGAAAATAATTAGAAGATGACTCCGATCCACCACCCATTGCTCCATTTGCTAAAGCATTTTTCCTAGGTCTTGCATCGGCAATATATAATTTCCTAAATGAAAATTATAACTTCATCAGTATAATCTTCAAAAAGCAGATATTTTATGTGACGTGCATCATGATAATTTTTTTGGGCCATTCAGTAGTTTGTGTATCATCGATTCATCATATATTATGGTAGAATGAAATCAAGACAATAGCAAAAAAGGAAGCCAAAAGGGAatgttaataattaaaattactgCAAGAATTagcattaaaataaaaacaaaacgaaaatagCACTACCTACGGTCCTTCGTTCCAGCAAGTTGAGTACAGAGTGCAGCAACTAGCTTCTCATCGGCATTGCTGCATATAAGTTCATAGGGACATGGACTCAGAAACACCACCATGGGAAATAAGACAATGAGTTACATTCCATACCCTTATTAGCCCAAAATTGTTTATAGTCACATCTCGAAGATTTTAAAACATAGTAGCTACATTACAAAAACCGTAGAAGCTACATTAGTTCACTTCTCTTAATTCACCTTCTCATATTCATCATGAGTCCAACCAGCGGTTGGGAAGAACGCGCCAGGACAGCTCCAGTTCCTACAGCTCATCATCCAAAACAACTAAACAAAACattaagaattaaaaaaaattcttttgaaACCGAAATAGCACATACCGGGATCACACCATGAAATTACGGGCAATCTACATCGTGCACGAAAGGAACAAGCCTGCTGTATTTCTTCATCCCTAATGATAGCAACCGAGCAAGTACAAATACAACAGTGCAACATATGTGTTACTCCTGAATTGACTTCGAAGAACAAAAAAAACATCAAGCAGAGTACCTTACCCAATAGAGTTTGGAACAAGCAGCGCAAAGGGATAGGTTGAGCACATTGTATAGGTAGAGTTCACTTTGCTTATCCTCCACCGTTCATTAGACAAAGTGAATGTACCATCTTCAATTGTTCCAAGTGTAGCATGATGTGACCTTAATCTGAGAAGCCGGAGATACTCATCAACTAGCCGCAGCTTAGGGTTTGTGTTACTGAGTCTTGATGGTCCAAAGGAAAACGCATAAAGATCCCAGAGTCTGGCCAGCCTAGTGCATCTTATTAATGCATCATACACAGCACGCCTCTGCAAAAACACCATATTTCACAACAGGATTACGTTTGAAGCATATAATTTGGAGTTGTATTTAAAACCATAGGAGAAATTAAACAAGGAAAAGACTGAAAAATTGAATGCAAATTCTAACAAGGGAAAATGACGAGATATGAAGTCCAACACCAACAATTAAACTGACAAATAGAATTCAACCAACATAAATATGACCAACTAAATAAAGTAAATGAGCAAGAGAGCGTGATAAATATACATGGTTAACCACATCTTCAACAAATTTTCTCAAATTTAATTTGCCTACCGAGTTCGTATTGCATAGGCTCAGGCTGAACAAAAGAGACAGAAACAAGAAATTCAATTGAGCTACTTTGCACCATAGATATTTGTACAAAATACAAACTTCTACCTCAAAAACAATTGAGAATTTTCTTGCTAATGTCAGTTAAAGTGTCATGATACAAAGCCCTAAGGCTCTTAAGAATGAAAGGAAAGGCTGCATTTTAAGCGCATTTTCATGGGCAGGGAAGGTTAATGAGAGTTGAAATCAAAGTTATTGTGATTCAGAGCATTATTAGATTGTTTAGAAACAAGTTATATTTgagttgataaatttatgatgTAGTTACATTCAATTTCTTTTAACTCATAACATTGGTAAACCAATATAAATATAGCTTTCCTCTCAGGCTGATTTGATGAATGCGTTTTCTTATTGTTTTTCAATACGCATTGCAGCTGGAAATTCAGATACAACTCATATATTAACTATCTTGCCAAAACACTTCAAAGCAACAGCACATCGACAACCGACAACCAAAGAATTTCATTTGCCCAGAATTGGGGGGAAGCATACGAAAAGTGAGAGAACAATGCAAAAAAAAGTCAAACAATAGTTCAAGTACTGtgccaattttttttcttcttaaaaTGGTATTAGTAGGGCTacttttgtttgtttttcaaacccatatttctttcctgaaaaatcaaaaacatgtttcatcttatattattatatttttttgtctcaaaAATGTCTTGCCTCAGCTGCGTCGAATCGAATCCTTCCATGTTGAACCCTAGCTCGCTGAGCCCAGTTATTCAGGCTAGGGTTCAGGGTGGAAGGGTTCCCACGGGAAAATTGGGAAAATAGACCTGGCCAaggtcaaataaaaaaaaataccccCCATCAGAACGACTTACCTGTTTTGTTCGAGGCCGAAATCCAAATACGATGATTCTCATGTCTTTGCCTGCAATCATAGTAAAAACAGTAAATTTGTCACAAAAATCGGCAGCACAATAACCTACAAATCAACTGGTAGACAAATAATCTACGGACGAATTATTTAGGAACAACTGGAATTATCCTAATACATAAACAATTAACCACAAAACATTCCAGTTACTTTTCTTATCAAAGAGTGCTTGAACTGACTCGAAATAAATATAGAGAGCCTATTAACAACTAGCTTATCATTTTTTAATGAGAAAGGGATGCAGCATACCAATGACCTGAAGCAACCGTTGTGATGGAGTTTTTTCAGGCTGCTTGGGGCCTGATGGAACCTTAACAATCTTCAGCAAAGAAAAACGTGCGCAGAATCATAAGAATTATAATCTTGGGAAACAAGGTAATCTATATGGTCGTAATTAAGTTTAACCAAGagtaatcaaataaacatggcCTGAGGGGTTAACAGTGTAAGTCCAAAATATAAGTCTCATTGCATCCGAGACAATACgtaaacatttttttataaaGCACACAAATGGGTATGTACGCTGTGAATCTAAAATAAATTCCCTGGAGTTAGAATAGAAACTTATCCACAGGAAAGTAGCATAATTGTTTCTTTAAAGCCAACTTCCAATCCAGCACCACCTCCTTTTCC comes from Henckelia pumila isolate YLH828 chromosome 4, ASM3356847v2, whole genome shotgun sequence and encodes:
- the LOC140862954 gene encoding phosphatidylinositol-3-phosphatase myotubularin-1-like, encoding MSVPRSRSARRTPPMREPEARLTESERIEGAGSWDAIEWTKVDPVSRSVPQGLQQFLLEAEQVIVEGYGVVLVNTDEAGTLFVTNFRLLFLSDQSRNVIGLGTIPLATIEKFGKMIVKVPSGPKQPEKTPSQRLLQVIGKDMRIIVFGFRPRTKQRRAVYDALIRCTRLARLWDLYAFSFGPSRLSNTNPKLRLVDEYLRLLRLRSHHATLGTIEDGTFTLSNERWRISKVNSTYTMCSTYPFALLVPNSIGDEEIQQACSFRARCRLPVISWCDPGTGAVLARSSQPLVGLMMNMRSNADEKLVAALCTQLAGTKDRRKLYIADARPRKNALANGAMGGGSESSSNYFQSEIVFFGIDNIHAMRESLVRLRDYVDTHGSNSSDGMSSFLRHGGWTWGGGNLSSMSASVSTLGDSGWLIHVQSVLAGSAWIAARVALESATVLVHCSDGWDRTTQLVSLASLLLDPYYRTIKGFQALVEKDWLAFGHPFSDRLGIPSVSGTGSVPLELSRQASTGSIPSSPMRQSSGSFASQSQSSSHSQNSYSPIFLQWIDCVSQLLRIYPFAFEFSSIFLVDLLDCMLSGRFGNFFCNSEKERQEAGIYDSCACLWIYLADLRASEDMSHGHLNHFYDPSKLEGPLLPPAASLAPTLWPQFHLRWACPSEAQAGEIEAHCRNMSKKISELQKAKELAEAKGEQATAAMESLAAELRNEKLNSSLSRDWAWKARKEATAIRRAVQSLGCKVHFSEDGDCIVGIESSQTEAPQQTAFSPSKTQTGEFLQHDMKPNLSASVSLVSDDTPMNPVTRACESLCPLLAGDGGCRWPDAGCAQFGSQFVGLKANFDAFDRLSIYDSYFQSE